One segment of Bradyrhizobium sp. WD16 DNA contains the following:
- a CDS encoding NAD(P)-dependent oxidoreductase translates to MKVAILGSTGHVGRSLAAELLRHPDIRLVLYSRRGDLPGAGEAAIDRARVELRSTTALDFGGCDIVVNAIGVGTPDKIAAAGASVMQLTLEWEERIKAALAAAPDCLYVFASSGAIYGTLRDGPASLNSVREFSVNAERPANAYGKAKFVAEALHRSWTHKRILDVRIFGYVSECIDLQSTYLLSQIFASLLQNRCFATNLDDVVRDYVGPKELSHLILGAAKAHRINDAVDLFSLAPVRKFEILDELKKFGLRCSFVEGENGSAANVGRLNYYSTYSRACDYGYAPQRTALDVVLDSAQKILNAAQGSFQGAVTLRSSDRD, encoded by the coding sequence ATGAAAGTTGCGATTCTCGGTTCAACTGGACACGTCGGCCGATCGCTTGCGGCCGAGTTGCTTCGTCATCCGGACATTCGTCTTGTCCTCTACTCCAGGCGAGGTGATCTCCCCGGTGCGGGAGAGGCTGCCATCGACCGGGCGAGAGTCGAGCTGCGATCGACCACGGCCTTGGATTTCGGTGGTTGCGACATCGTGGTCAACGCAATCGGGGTCGGGACGCCGGATAAGATCGCCGCCGCGGGCGCGAGCGTGATGCAATTGACGTTGGAGTGGGAGGAGCGCATCAAGGCTGCGCTGGCTGCCGCACCGGATTGCCTATACGTATTTGCCTCCAGCGGCGCAATTTACGGAACGCTTCGCGACGGACCGGCTTCGCTCAATTCGGTTCGCGAGTTCTCAGTCAATGCCGAGCGCCCCGCGAATGCGTATGGAAAGGCCAAATTTGTCGCTGAGGCGTTGCATCGGTCTTGGACGCATAAACGAATTCTCGACGTGCGCATCTTTGGCTATGTCAGCGAGTGCATCGACCTACAGTCGACGTATTTGCTGTCGCAGATCTTTGCCTCGCTGCTGCAGAATAGGTGCTTTGCCACCAATCTGGATGATGTCGTGCGCGACTACGTTGGGCCAAAGGAGCTTAGCCACTTGATTCTCGGCGCGGCGAAGGCCCATCGTATCAATGATGCCGTGGATTTGTTCTCTCTGGCACCTGTCAGGAAGTTCGAGATCCTCGATGAACTGAAGAAGTTTGGTCTGCGCTGCAGTTTCGTCGAGGGAGAGAACGGCTCGGCGGCAAACGTTGGTCGCCTAAACTACTATTCGACATATTCGCGGGCGTGTGACTACGGTTACGCGCCTCAAAGGACTGCACTTGATGTCGTTCTTGATTCTGCTCAAAAGATCCTGAACGCAGCTCAAGGTTCTTTCCAGGGGGCGGTGACTCTCAGGTCATCGGACCGAGACTGA
- a CDS encoding glycosyltransferase family 2 protein — MRISVVTPNFNMGHYLNETIRSVLANLRPGDEYFVIDGASTDDSIEIIKKHSAQLSGWVSEKDGGYAEALAKGFTRATGDILCWINSGDMYLDGAFEAARALLIDDVDMIFGDDFYIDEHSAIVSFSRGWVPDLRSATLYGGWTPLQDACFWRRDIYQRVGGIDASLGYAADYDLFLRMSQVGRTRYVPVTFSAFRRHAGQRSLSGAEAYEVERQRVRRRELDALPVSGWRKLYRSAAYRIAMSARSRIAPFAWRRSDLAGRSVASLRCGPFWPAGAPNQSVSIA, encoded by the coding sequence ATGCGAATATCCGTCGTTACTCCGAACTTCAACATGGGGCATTATCTCAACGAGACGATTCGTTCCGTTTTGGCGAATTTGCGTCCGGGCGATGAGTACTTTGTCATTGATGGTGCTTCTACGGACGATAGCATCGAGATCATCAAGAAGCATTCGGCGCAGCTCAGCGGCTGGGTTAGCGAGAAGGACGGCGGCTACGCCGAGGCCTTGGCAAAGGGCTTCACCCGGGCCACCGGTGATATTCTTTGCTGGATCAATTCCGGCGACATGTATCTCGACGGTGCCTTCGAAGCCGCCCGTGCGCTGTTGATCGACGACGTCGATATGATCTTCGGCGATGACTTTTACATCGACGAGCACAGCGCGATCGTTTCGTTCAGCAGAGGGTGGGTGCCCGACTTGCGATCGGCTACCCTTTATGGTGGGTGGACGCCGCTGCAGGATGCCTGCTTCTGGCGACGCGACATTTACCAGCGGGTGGGCGGAATCGATGCGTCACTCGGCTACGCTGCCGACTATGATCTGTTTCTGCGCATGTCCCAGGTCGGACGCACCCGATATGTCCCGGTCACCTTCAGCGCCTTCCGGCGCCATGCCGGACAAAGATCGCTGTCCGGCGCGGAAGCCTATGAGGTGGAGCGACAGAGGGTTCGTCGGCGCGAACTGGACGCCCTGCCGGTGAGCGGCTGGCGCAAGCTATATCGGTCCGCCGCCTACCGTATCGCCATGAGCGCTCGCTCTCGCATCGCGCCGTTTGCGTGGAGGAGATCTGACCTCGCCGGGCGTTCCGTCGCCAGTTTGCGCTGCGGCCCTTTCTGGCCTGCCGGGGCGCCTAACCAGTCGGTCTCGATTGCATGA
- a CDS encoding DUF268 domain-containing protein: MFQLTRRWTGIVIDWRRIVALRYFPRFVSDWLAFRRKAGGWTVTVADSFPCLADRLASTPFDPHYFFQGNWLARQLATVRPALHVDIGSSVLVIGVLSAHVPTVFVDYRPLMAREKGLDCVAGDISRLPFADSSIESLSCLHVIEHIGLGRYGDPIDPDGPAVAAAELQRVLAPGGRLYLSTPIGRQRVCFNAHRVFAPETITSMFPQLRLLDFAYVSDDGSLHPGATVHELPPLDYGCGLFTFER, translated from the coding sequence ATGTTTCAGCTGACCAGACGCTGGACTGGGATCGTCATAGATTGGCGACGGATTGTGGCGCTGCGCTATTTTCCAAGGTTTGTATCGGATTGGCTCGCTTTCCGGCGCAAGGCGGGTGGATGGACCGTCACGGTTGCCGACAGCTTCCCTTGTCTGGCTGACCGGCTAGCCAGCACCCCTTTCGATCCCCACTATTTTTTCCAGGGGAACTGGCTGGCGCGACAACTCGCGACGGTGAGGCCGGCGCTGCATGTCGATATCGGTTCGAGCGTACTCGTGATTGGCGTGCTGTCCGCCCATGTGCCCACCGTGTTCGTCGATTACCGGCCGCTGATGGCGCGCGAAAAGGGGTTGGATTGCGTCGCCGGTGACATCAGCCGGCTGCCGTTCGCCGATTCGTCCATCGAGAGCTTGTCGTGTTTACACGTCATCGAGCATATCGGCCTTGGTCGTTATGGCGACCCGATCGATCCGGACGGGCCGGCAGTCGCCGCCGCCGAACTGCAGCGTGTGCTGGCACCTGGCGGCCGCCTCTACTTGTCGACACCGATTGGCCGGCAGAGGGTCTGCTTCAATGCCCATCGGGTCTTCGCGCCGGAGACGATCACCTCGATGTTTCCGCAGCTCCGGCTTTTGGATTTCGCCTATGTATCGGATGACGGAAGCCTGCATCCCGGCGCAACCGTGCATGAGTTGCCCCCGCTCGACTATGGCTGTGGCCTGTTCACCTTCGAGCGCTGA
- a CDS encoding bifunctional 2-polyprenyl-6-hydroxyphenol methylase/3-demethylubiquinol 3-O-methyltransferase UbiG, which produces MFRRLRNFLVGSDTFAFNVRNRDRWVAEHARSLPAGSRVLDVGAGSAPYRSLFGHCNYKTQDFVRLRDEQLRYGGYAPIDFVCEAHAIPAPAGSFDVILCTEVLEHVPEPIAVIDEFARLLRPGGRLFLTAPLGSGIHQEPYHFYGGYTPFWYERFLSSAGFTAIAVVANAGTLRHIGQETIRFAAMTRPFGMKAPLPLQLLWLPFWLVLAPMLLLGVPLAARFLDRYDREQRFTVGYHVTAVRRRDS; this is translated from the coding sequence GTGTTCAGGCGCCTCAGAAACTTCTTAGTCGGCAGTGATACGTTCGCCTTCAACGTACGTAATCGCGACAGATGGGTGGCTGAGCATGCCCGCAGCTTACCGGCAGGATCACGCGTTCTCGACGTGGGAGCCGGCTCAGCTCCGTACCGGTCTCTATTCGGTCATTGCAATTACAAAACGCAGGATTTTGTTCGGCTGAGGGACGAGCAGCTTCGGTACGGCGGCTATGCCCCAATCGATTTTGTGTGCGAGGCCCATGCGATTCCGGCACCTGCGGGCAGTTTCGACGTGATACTCTGCACAGAGGTGTTGGAACATGTGCCGGAGCCAATCGCCGTGATCGACGAGTTTGCCCGCCTCCTTAGGCCGGGTGGGCGACTGTTTCTGACTGCGCCACTTGGCTCTGGAATTCACCAGGAGCCCTATCATTTTTACGGCGGCTACACGCCATTTTGGTATGAGCGTTTTCTTTCGAGCGCGGGCTTTACAGCGATAGCTGTGGTGGCCAACGCCGGAACGTTGCGTCACATCGGCCAGGAGACCATTCGCTTCGCTGCCATGACACGTCCGTTCGGTATGAAGGCGCCTTTGCCTCTGCAGCTCCTTTGGCTGCCGTTCTGGTTGGTGCTCGCGCCCATGCTGCTGCTCGGCGTGCCGCTCGCCGCACGGTTCCTTGACCGGTATGATCGCGAGCAGCGCTTTACAGTAGGTTACCACGTCACGGCCGTTCGCCGGCGCGATAGCTGA